From the Candidatus Liberimonas magnetica genome, the window ACTCTTTGATTACGGTGATTAACTGCAAATGCAGATTACAGTGATTAAGAACCAAAATAAAGAAATAAAATCAAAAGAAAGCTATCCTTGCAGTTATTGACGTATCACTGGAATCGCAGTTATCTATCGCTGTAGTCAAAGTTAGCGAAGCTAACTTTAAATGATAAACCGTTTTGTCGTAATCGTTATTGACAGTTTAGGTATCGGTGCAATGCCTGATGCCGGCAAATTTAATGACCTGGGAGCCGATACTTTCGGGCATCTACTATCCAACACTAACTTATCTTTTCCAAACCTTGAAAAACTAGGGCTTTATAACCTTATATTTCCGCCGTCCGGTAAAAGAGTTTTGGGATCCTACGCAAAAATGATGTGCGCTTCGCCTGCGAAAGATTCGATTGCCGGGCATTGGGAACTTGCAGGCCTTATCCTTGATAAGCCGCTTATTACATATCCGAACGGATTCCCAAAACCACTGGTAGAAGAATTTGAAAGAAGGATAGGGTCAAAGACCATAGGCAACAGCGCAAGTTCCGGGACAGAGATAATAAAACGGCTGGGCGAGGAACATATAAGGACGCTGTGCCCGATAATTTATACTTCGGCCGACTCGGTTTTCCAGATAGCAGCGCATGAAGAAAAGTTTGGGTTGAATAAATTGTATAAGATTTGTTGTATAGCCAGAAAGATGCTTACCGGAAAGAATTCCGTAGGCAGGGTGATAGCGAGGCCTTTTACCGGTTTGCCGGGAAATTTCAGAAGGACTGAAAACAGGAAAGATTTAGCGCTTTCTCCTTTTAAACCTACTTTGCTTGATAAGATAAAAGGTTTTGGCGGCGAGGTTATAGCGGTAGGAAAGATTACGGACCTTTTTAACGGCGAGGGCATCACAAAGAGCGTACATACGGACAATAATATTGAAGGGATGAACACAGCTCTCGCTGAAGTTTCAAAGAGCCCGAAAAAAACTCCTTCGCTTATTTTTACAAATTTAGTGGATT encodes:
- a CDS encoding phosphopentomutase, coding for MINRFVVIVIDSLGIGAMPDAGKFNDLGADTFGHLLSNTNLSFPNLEKLGLYNLIFPPSGKRVLGSYAKMMCASPAKDSIAGHWELAGLILDKPLITYPNGFPKPLVEEFERRIGSKTIGNSASSGTEIIKRLGEEHIRTLCPIIYTSADSVFQIAAHEEKFGLNKLYKICCIARKMLTGKNSVGRVIARPFTGLPGNFRRTENRKDLALSPFKPTLLDKIKGFGGEVIAVGKITDLFNGEGITKSVHTDNNIEGMNTALAEVSKSPKKTPSLIFTNLVDFDMLWGHRRDIAEYARGLKYFDDFLPKLQDALKDTDVLCITADHGCDPAYLKHTDHTREYVPLLLYGKQIRNGINLGIRNSFSDLAQTIADIFNIGKLENGKSMKAELVGKLNNL